The Nyctibius grandis isolate bNycGra1 chromosome 33, bNycGra1.pri, whole genome shotgun sequence nucleotide sequence ACTGCGATGGGTGCCAGAGGGGAGagctggaggtggggagggtGGGTGTGCTGGTCCCCGGGCTGGAGCCCATCACCTTGGCTTCAGTGCAGCCCTTTGaggagggtggggggacacgGCTGATGCCAGGCTTTGCCCCCCCCAGAACGGCCAGCGTGGACGCATGGACAGAGGTAACTCCCTGCCCAGCATGCTGGAGCAAAAggtgagcggggctgggggctgcggggggctcgggcagggctgggggggctgcggaGAGGGTCTTAcagcctcccccctccccaccccacagaTCTACCCCTACGAAATGCTGATGGTGACGAACCGAGGCCGCGTGAAGCTGCCGCCCGGCGTGGACAGGACCCGGCTGGAGGTAGGGGCTGAACGGGGGTTTGGgaggggggtgaggagggggggaCCCAGCACCCCATcgccctccctctcccccccccccgcagcggCACCTCTCCCCCGAGGATTTCCTGCGGGTCTTCGAGATGCCCCCCGAGGAGTTCGCCAAGCTGGCCCTCTGGAAGCGCAACGAGCTGAAGAAGAAAGCCTTCCTCTTCTGAGCCCGCCTCGGACCCCGCACTCGCTCCGTGTCGCGCCCTGTACCCGCTTTAGGGCTCCCAGCCGGTTTTTAGTAGGGtgcccccttcccctcctccccagccccctgaATCTGCCCCCCCCGGTGGGAAAAGGGCTTGGGGGGGGGCACAGAGCTGCCCCCACCGCCCGGCTCGCAGAGGGGTGATGGGGCAGACCCTGCCCCGGAGCAGGCACGGTTCAGCCtggaggggaggtgggggggggtctctgtgctttctgccccccctctccccccggGCACGCTGGCAGGGGCAGTGCCTGCCTCTGGCACACGGGCAGTGGGGCGGCTTTCCACCTCCCTGGGGCTTGGCTGCCTCCcgtgcccctctgccccccgaGACTTGGGGAGAGCCTGGGGGGGGGCGACTCACTGCCAGACCCGTGTGCTCGGGGCACAGCCAGGCTGGCATCCCGCCTGGCACCCCCCCTTTTAGCATCCCCCCGGTCCCTCCTGTGCCCGCTGCCGCAGCGAGGGCAACAAGGACACTGCCAAAACCTGCCTGGCACGGGGCTGgcaagggcagggctggggggaatGGCGTGATGGGGCAGGGGTGGCAGAGCGGGGGtcctggggggacactggggcagGTCCCACTGCGGTTCTCACTGCAGATGGGGGTGCAGTGGGGCAATGGGGTGATGACCCGGGGCGATGGGGTGATGACCCGGGGTGATGGGGTGATGAACTGGGGCGATGGGGTGATGAACTGGGGTGATGACCCGGGGCACTGCGGCCGGGCAGCGAGGAGCAGGGCATGGCTCGATGGGCACCACGATGTGCCAGGCTCTGGGCAATTCTGCCCGGCTCCCCGCAGccgtgcaggcagggctgggcaccgggcagccccttcccctctcaCACCTCTCCTGTCCCCTCTTGGGGCACACGTTTGGGGCAGGagcccgctgccccccgcacccccagccccccacgCTCCCCgtctctgtccccagccccttcccagccgCTAGACCTTGTCGGGATGTAAAGAATGTAATTTATTGGGAGATCACTGGCCCGTACTTGCCTTTCACTGCTACTCTACGGACGAcatatctataaatatatatataaatatgggTTGGTTTCTGACCGGACTACACTGGTTCACTTTCTCTGTTTCGttagagttttattttatttgctggtGTCGGAGGATCCGCGtgagagtgattttttttttgctgacaaTTAAAGGTGAAATGGCTTTATCCAGCCCCGGCTCCGCcgctttccttccccctcccggccccgctccctgcAGATGGCGATGATGCTCCGAGGAGGATGCGGAGCCCTTccccgcctcccccccgccccggccgggctgtgctggggaccAGCAGGGCGTGTgcgagccgggccgggccgagccgagccgggacaacgctgccccgctcccggtcccggtcccggctCCGCCGCGATGTGAACGCGCCCGCACCATGGCCCGGCAGAGAGGTGCGGGGGTGCGGGGGGAACAGAGGGTGTGCGGGGGGTGGAGCGGGGCGTGGGGTGCCCCCGGGGgtgtgggaggggaaggggaagggggagagggtgcagaagggggagaggggggtctggggaggtgggaaggggctgtggggtgggtgctggggagggaaggggcgcAAGGGGCAAGGCAAGGGTGTCGGGGggtcagagcagggctggggtgcccGGGTGCCCCCGAAGGCAGTGGGGTGTGGGTGCCGTGGCAGGGTGTGGGATGTGGGGGCTCCTGGCAGCCCCTCCCGGGGTGATCTGGGGGCGCAGCGGCCGTGGGGCCAGTGCCTCCACCCCGGAGCCTCCCCGCAGTGCCGGGTCACGCTGGGgccaggagcagctccagcctccagcctcctcctctgaGTCATCCCGCGCCGGGCCAGAGCCGCCCCGAGCGGGGCCCTGGGGTCCCCCGAGCCGCTGCACCCCcgggggagcagggctgagcccgGGCATCTCTTACCCCTCATTGCACATAGGGAAATCCACGTGGGCACGGGGCAGAGGTGCCAGCCCCGAATCCCCCGGGCGCTGGCATCACCCAGGGACCGTGCACATCCCTGGCATCCCTTGGgcatctctctccttcctcctctgagGATGCCATGGGAGCAGGGCGCTTTGCTAGGAGACGGCTGTGTGTTTGGGGGGCgttttcctcctgccctggagACCAAGGcagctgtttttcctcctgGCTGCCTTCCCTTGGCCCCAGCAGCGGGCAGCTGGCACAGCCTCAGGGGTGagggcagcccctgcctgctccgCACCGGGCTGGGGGCATGGCTGGGCACGGCCGGGCATGGCTCCTCTGCCCCATGGAGGGCATTGGGGCTGCCGGGGGGAGCATGGGGGGAGGCTGCGCCGAGGGCTGAGGGGGTGAGTGGATGGAGATGTCATTGCCGAGGAATTTGGCCTGGgcggaggagaggaggaagggagggagaggaagagccAGGCACACCGGGCACGGGGGGCAGTCCCCGTCCCCCCTACGCTCACGCTCTACCCGCATCTCCCTTcagccaccccctgccccagctccccccccaGTCCTCCCCAGAGCTGgtcccccccttcccttccccagttTCCAGGGAAATCCAGATGTTTGGGCCCAGCTCCGGCGTTGCTCAGCCTCGCTGCCCTGCCAGATGTTTCCTTTCCCCCTGGGCAGGGGTGTGTGCTCCCcgactggggacactggggacggGGGGGACGGTGCTCCCCCCTGTGCCAGCACCTCCGCAAGGGCTTCTCCCATGTCCCCTGTAACACACGTGGGACCCTCTGCATGGGCAGCAAGTGCCCAGAGCAGCCTTCATCAGCTGCCCCCACGTGCcatgcctcctcctcctcctccgcagCATGGAGGAGCAGCACGtcgggcagcccccggccgcAGCTCCCCTCGCCCAACCAGGAACAAACCCGCTCTGTGAGCGCACACAGAGGAGCCTTCAGCAGCGCAGGTCCCCGTcccccctcctcatcctcccctGGCACCCCGGGCCCGTCAATGGCAGGACTGTGTGGGGCCAGGGCAGGTGCCGGGGGCACCGGGCACGTAGCCCCCACATTGGCGAGCCCCTTCCAGCCTGCCCGGTGTGGTGGGCAGGGGATGGGCACCCCCGCCCGCACCCTCCTCCTCGGGGTGAGATGCTACGTCCCTGTGCCCCACAGACCTGGACAAGCTGCTCTCAGACCTGCGCTCCTTCCTGCTCATCCTGGACCGGGAAAGCCTCAGCGCCGCGGCTCGGGCCAAGAAGAAGTCGGTGGCCGATCTCCTGTCCCGGCTGCAGAGCCCCACGTGTGAGTGTGGGTCTGGGGGGGGACGGGCAGCCCCTGATCGGTGCCCAgcgggcagcagggagggggctGTGACCGGGCGCTCCCCCCGCAGCAGAGGATGCAGAGTACATGATCATGCGCTGCCTCTCGCCATCCCCGGGGaccccgcggggccgggccagCCCGGGTGAGTCCCACGCTCTGACCCGCACCCCATCTCCCCTGGCAGCTCGTGGTGCATGGCCGGGGGTACCCAGCCCCTTGCCGACCCCGCACACCGCTGCCAGCCCtactttcccccccccccccccaggaacCAGGACAGCGGGTGCCACGGGAGGGAGAGCCTGCGAGTGCCACCCGGGCAGCACCCCGAGCCTGCGCGGAGGGGTGAGGGTGGGCAGcggaggggtggggggctgcgggtgcATGGGGGGGTTCGGGCAGCAGCgctgtgctgggacaggggATGGCAGAGGGGCACCCCGTGCCCATCCCTGTGCCATGACCTCGCTTGCATGGGGGtccagccaggctgggaaggtgctgcctgccagctctGGGCAGAGCCCTCCCATGGGGACCCCGCGGGGTTCACCCCGGGGGGCAGCACCCCTGGAGcacccctcctctccccagagcAAGGTGCCCCCCGTCTCACCATCCCCACCCGCTGATGACTCCTACGAAGACGCCGAACCCCTCGGCGGATGCTCCGGTGAGGACCCCAccgcaccccctccccagcacccgcaCGCACCCAGCGCCCTGACACTGTCCCGGCTCTCAGGCGGCGCCGACACCGACAGCAGCCACTACGAGTCGTACGGGGAGGATGATGATGGTGTGACGGACCGTGCCCACTACGTGCAGCGGTCACCGGCCCCCAGCCCTGTCACCGAGCCCCCCGGGCGCCCCGAGGCGCAGCTCTGCGGGTTCCTCTGGAGGAAGCGCTGGCTGGGGCAGTGGGCAAAGCAGCTCTTCATCGTGCGGGAGCACGTGCTGCTGGTGAGCGGCCGGAGGAGGGTGGATGCAGGGTGGGAACGGGTCCCTGAGCTCTGCCAACCCCGCCGTGCCCCCCACGCAGGGCTTCAGGTGTGCCGCCGACCCGCAGCCCGTGCTGGAGCTGGACCTGCGGGGCTGTCGCGTCGCCTACAAAGCCAAGCGTGGCAAGAAGATGCCGCACGCCCTGAAGGTGACGGGGCCGGCGGGCGAGGGGCTGGTCATCGGCTTCCGGAGCCAGCAGCAggctgaggactggaggaaggttTGGAGGTGTTGCAGCCTGGCAGAGCTCTGCGTGGGCAGGAGGAATGggggcacagccctgctgggGTGCTCCCGAGGTGGCTGGGGATGACCCCTTCtgtccccagctcctctcccatCCCAGGGGAGCCCCATCAgatgggggagagggagccCGGGGCTGCAGCGCTCCCCCTCTCCCTCGGCAGGTGATCGAAGAGGTCAGCAGCGATGGCCCGAGCGGGCTGGCAGCCGTCGGTGTCCCAGCGTCACCCTCCTCGAGGCTCGGCCGGGTGAGCTGCTTGTCCTTCCCCTGGGAAACCCGGGCacggggaaggggctgctgggggtgtCGATAGCACGCCCCAATCCCTGTCCCGCTGTCCCCCTTGGGTGACGCTGGGGAGGGTGGCATTGCtgcagggtgggggtcagggtgcaGGGGGCTTCAAACCTGCAGGGGACAGGGCTCTCTGGGTCTCCATTCTCAGGCTGCTGGGTCCCAGTttggtgaggaggaggaggaggaggaggattgcTCCCGGCAgagccctgcccgcagcccccggcccggaGAGGATGCTAAAGGAGGTGCAGTGCGTGGGGACGGGGCgagggggggtccctgcctgctgtgccagcactgACAGGGCgagggggggtccctgcctgcTGTGCCATGGCTGACGGGGCgagggggggtccctgcccgcTGTGCCATGGCTGACGGGGCGAGGGGGGTCCCTGCCCGCTGTGCCATGGCTGACGGGGCGAGGGGGGTCCCTGCCCGCTGTGCCATGGCTGATGGGGCGAGGGGGGTCCCTGCCCGCTGTGCCATGGCTGACGGGGCgagggggggtccctgcccgcTGTGCCATGGCTGATGGGGCaaggggggggtccctgcccgcTGTGCCAGGGCTGATGGGGGCTGTGCCCGCAGGGTTCCTGGCGGTGCGGCTGCGGGGCCGGTGGCAGCGGCTGTGGTGCGCGGTGCGGCGCGGAGCCCTGCGCATGTTCCCCGAGCCCGGCGGTGCCCAGCGCCCCGTCTGTGCCCTGCGCCTCGAGGGCTGCCAGGTCTCCCCGGGGGGGGCGGCCGCCGGCTCCCCCCGGCACCTCCGCATCCGCATCGcccagcggggccgggagctCGCCCTGCTGCAGGTGAGCGGCCACCGTGGCACCCCCGTGCCCCTCACCGGGGGGTCCCGCTGAGCCCGGACCCTCTGCCCCGCACCAGACCCGCTCGGACGAGGAGAGGGAAGCCTGGCTGAAGACCCTGCGGgccgggggaggaggggaggcgGCTGGTGACAACCCCTGCGCCGAGCCCACCAAACTGGGCGatgccagcagctgccctgctgcGGGGTAAGGAGCCGCTGGCCAGGGCACAGCCggccccagccctcctgctccgctgcggggctgcgggcagtGACGGGACCCCCCTCCTGCTCGCAGCGGGCTGCTGCTGCGCCGCGTCCCGACCCCCAACGCCTACATGGACGACCCCTTCGGGCAGCTCCCGCCAGCTGAGGCCCCCAAGCACCTTTACTCCAACACGGagcggctgcagcagctggtAACCTCTGCCGATGCCCCTTGGCACCCCCATGCGAGCCCAGGGCGAGGGGGACAAGCTCCCACCGCCCGCTCGCCCATGGGCTCCTCCCGGGCTTCCTTCCCCAGAAGCAGAGCTTGGACCGAGCAGTGCAAGGGCAGCGCAGGAGACCAGTGTCTGCACTGCCCGCTGGTGCCCACAGCGGCACCCtgggcagcaccctgccctcGCAGGCGGGTGAGACGGGGCTGGGTGCTCCATCTAGGGGGGCAGCAGGGGTCCCCTGTGCTCCCCAGTCCTATGTCCTGGGATGGAGGCTGTGGTGCTTCCTctgcccttcctccccagcatcCTTCCTCTGCCCTTCCTCCTGAACACCCTTCCTctgcccttcctccccagcaccACTGGCAGCTCTCCGGGGCAGGGCTGCCAGCCCGCAGCGGGCAGAGGTGAGCCCCGAGCTCCGGAGCAGGGATCTCTCCCGGTCCCAGCGCACCCTGACGCTGCCCGAAAGGAAAGGGGCTCGGGATGGGTTGGATATCCTCATCGGTAGGACCGCAGAGGGGCTCTGCCCCTGTGCCACGGGGTCCCTGGCCCTTGCCCAAGGGGCTGGCGGGGTCAGGGGTGCCCAGGCTTGGCAGTGCCCCCGCTGTCCTTGCAGGGAAGAGAGCCTTCCccaagctggaggagaaggtgggGCAGCTGGAGAGGGCCTGCCGCGTGAAGGGCAGGCTGAAAGCCGGCTCCGAGATGAACCTGCTGGCCATCGGCAAGTCACTGAAGGGCCACATCGCCGCCAGCGCGGCTGCCTCCGaggtggggggcacaggggatgGGCaccggggagggcagggagcgCGGGGGGCTCGCGAGGGCAGGCATCGCCCTCTCCCCGCTCCGTTTTCCCAGCAGGGCTCGTTCCTCTCGCCGCTGTTGAAGCGCACGGTGTCGGCCAGGAGCGCCCCGAGgccacccccctccccgggcagcgTGGAGAAGGGAAACGTGCTGCGGAAGAGAAAGGTACCGGGTGGGCAGGGGCAT carries:
- the LOC137675399 gene encoding actin filament-associated protein 1-like 2 isoform X2; this translates as MARQRDLDKLLSDLRSFLLILDRESLSAAARAKKKSVADLLSRLQSPTSEDAEYMIMRCLSPSPGTPRGRASPGTRTAGATGGRACECHPGSTPSLRGGSKVPPVSPSPPADDSYEDAEPLGGCSGGADTDSSHYESYGEDDDGVTDRAHYVQRSPAPSPVTEPPGRPEAQLCGFLWRKRWLGQWAKQLFIVREHVLLGFRCAADPQPVLELDLRGCRVAYKAKRGKKMPHALKVTGPAGEGLVIGFRSQQQAEDWRKVIEEVSSDGPSGLAAVGVPASPSSRLGRAAGSQFGEEEEEEEDCSRQSPARSPRPGEDAKGGFLAVRLRGRWQRLWCAVRRGALRMFPEPGGAQRPVCALRLEGCQVSPGGAAAGSPRHLRIRIAQRGRELALLQTRSDEEREAWLKTLRAGGGGEAAGDNPCAEPTKLGDASSCPAAGGLLLRRVPTPNAYMDDPFGQLPPAEAPKHLYSNTERLQQLKQSLDRAVQGQRRRPVSALPAGAHSGTLGSTLPSQAAPLAALRGRAASPQRAEVSPELRSRDLSRSQRTLTLPERKGARDGLDILIGKRAFPKLEEKVGQLERACRVKGRLKAGSEMNLLAIGKSLKGHIAASAAASEGSFLSPLLKRTVSARSAPRPPPSPGSVEKGNVLRKRKEWEMKSAM
- the LOC137675399 gene encoding actin filament-associated protein 1-like isoform X4, whose product is MIMRCLSPSPGTPRGRASPGTRTAGATGGRACECHPGSTPSLRGGSKVPPVSPSPPADDSYEDAEPLGGCSGGADTDSSHYESYGEDDDGVTDRAHYVQRSPAPSPVTEPPGRPEAQLCGFLWRKRWLGQWAKQLFIVREHVLLGFRCAADPQPVLELDLRGCRVAYKAKRGKKMPHALKVTGPAGEGLVIGFRSQQQAEDWRKVIEEVSSDGPSGLAAVGVPASPSSRLGRAAGSQFGEEEEEEEDCSRQSPARSPRPGEDAKGGFLAVRLRGRWQRLWCAVRRGALRMFPEPGGAQRPVCALRLEGCQVSPGGAAAGSPRHLRIRIAQRGRELALLQTRSDEEREAWLKTLRAGGGGEAAGDNPCAEPTKLGDASSCPAAGGLLLRRVPTPNAYMDDPFGQLPPAEAPKHLYSNTERLQQLKQSLDRAVQGQRRRPVSALPAGAHSGTLGSTLPSQAAPLAALRGRAASPQRAEVSPELRSRDLSRSQRTLTLPERKGARDGLDILIGKRAFPKLEEKVGQLERACRVKGRLKAGSEMNLLAIGKSLKGHIAASAAASEQGSFLSPLLKRTVSARSAPRPPPSPGSVEKGNVLRKRKEWEMKSAM
- the LOC137675399 gene encoding actin filament-associated protein 1-like 2 isoform X1, whose protein sequence is MARQRDLDKLLSDLRSFLLILDRESLSAAARAKKKSVADLLSRLQSPTSEDAEYMIMRCLSPSPGTPRGRASPGTRTAGATGGRACECHPGSTPSLRGGSKVPPVSPSPPADDSYEDAEPLGGCSGGADTDSSHYESYGEDDDGVTDRAHYVQRSPAPSPVTEPPGRPEAQLCGFLWRKRWLGQWAKQLFIVREHVLLGFRCAADPQPVLELDLRGCRVAYKAKRGKKMPHALKVTGPAGEGLVIGFRSQQQAEDWRKVIEEVSSDGPSGLAAVGVPASPSSRLGRAAGSQFGEEEEEEEDCSRQSPARSPRPGEDAKGGFLAVRLRGRWQRLWCAVRRGALRMFPEPGGAQRPVCALRLEGCQVSPGGAAAGSPRHLRIRIAQRGRELALLQTRSDEEREAWLKTLRAGGGGEAAGDNPCAEPTKLGDASSCPAAGGLLLRRVPTPNAYMDDPFGQLPPAEAPKHLYSNTERLQQLKQSLDRAVQGQRRRPVSALPAGAHSGTLGSTLPSQAAPLAALRGRAASPQRAEVSPELRSRDLSRSQRTLTLPERKGARDGLDILIGKRAFPKLEEKVGQLERACRVKGRLKAGSEMNLLAIGKSLKGHIAASAAASEQGSFLSPLLKRTVSARSAPRPPPSPGSVEKGNVLRKRKEWEMKSAM
- the LOC137675399 gene encoding actin filament-associated protein 1-like 2 isoform X3: MARQRDLDKLLSDLRSFLLILDRESLSAAARAKKKSVADLLSRLQSPTSEDAEYMIMRCLSPSPGTPRGRASPGTRTAGATGGRACECHPGSTPSLRGGSKVPPVSPSPPADDSYEDAEPLGGCSGGADTDSSHYESYGEDDDGVTDRAHYVQRSPAPSPVTEPPGRPEAQLCGFLWRKRWLGQWAKQLFIVREHVLLPVLELDLRGCRVAYKAKRGKKMPHALKVTGPAGEGLVIGFRSQQQAEDWRKVIEEVSSDGPSGLAAVGVPASPSSRLGRAAGSQFGEEEEEEEDCSRQSPARSPRPGEDAKGGFLAVRLRGRWQRLWCAVRRGALRMFPEPGGAQRPVCALRLEGCQVSPGGAAAGSPRHLRIRIAQRGRELALLQTRSDEEREAWLKTLRAGGGGEAAGDNPCAEPTKLGDASSCPAAGGLLLRRVPTPNAYMDDPFGQLPPAEAPKHLYSNTERLQQLKQSLDRAVQGQRRRPVSALPAGAHSGTLGSTLPSQAAPLAALRGRAASPQRAEVSPELRSRDLSRSQRTLTLPERKGARDGLDILIGKRAFPKLEEKVGQLERACRVKGRLKAGSEMNLLAIGKSLKGHIAASAAASEQGSFLSPLLKRTVSARSAPRPPPSPGSVEKGNVLRKRKEWEMKSAM